From Desulfosoma caldarium, the proteins below share one genomic window:
- the fusA gene encoding elongation factor G, translating into MTKDLTTLRNIGISAHIDSGKTTLTERILYYTQRIHAIHEVKGKDGVGATMDSMDLEKERGITIQSAATHCLWKGHAINIIDTPGHVDFTIEVERALRVLDGAILVLCGVGGVQSQSVTVDRQMRRYSVPRIAFVNKCDRAGANPLKVADQLREKLDHVPVLLQIPLGLEADHRGVVDLIRMKALTFEGPNGEDVQEHEIPQDLQALAMEKREEMLDTLSLFSDELTEAILEETVTEEIIHRAIRQATLNLQVTPVLMGSAYKNKGVQPLLDAVLRYLPSPADVVTTALDADLNNEEVPLKSSPDLPLVMLAFKLEVTRYGQLTYVRLYQGSIEKGSTIVNSRTGKVAKIGRLGRMHADKMEDIESAAAGDIVALFGIDCASGDTFTDGSRRLTMTSIYVPDPVISLAIKPKDKKAEINMSKALARFTKEDPTFRSFLDEETGETLICGMGELHLDVYVERMKREYGAEVVTGQPKVAYRETITQRADFDYTHKKQTGGAGQYGRVAGFIEPLEEGDYAFVNRITGGVIPQEFIPSCDKGFRACLKKGPLGGFPITGVRVTIHDGTTHPVDSSDLAFQQAAIGAFRQAFEKAKPQLMEPVMRVVVETPSEFQGAVLGTLNQRRGIIISTAEDGAFTSIEAEVPLSEMFGYSTVLRSATQGKAEFTMEFARYSPVPKGLAEDIIRARKEELGSKN; encoded by the coding sequence ATGACGAAGGATTTGACCACCCTAAGAAACATTGGCATCAGCGCCCACATCGATTCGGGAAAAACCACGCTGACAGAGCGCATCCTTTATTACACGCAAAGGATTCATGCGATCCACGAAGTCAAGGGCAAAGACGGCGTGGGGGCCACCATGGATTCCATGGATTTGGAAAAGGAGCGCGGAATCACCATTCAGTCCGCGGCCACCCATTGTTTGTGGAAAGGGCATGCCATCAACATCATTGACACGCCGGGCCATGTGGATTTCACCATCGAGGTGGAACGGGCGTTGAGGGTTCTGGATGGCGCCATTTTGGTGCTGTGCGGTGTCGGTGGTGTGCAAAGTCAGTCGGTCACCGTGGACCGGCAAATGAGACGCTACAGTGTGCCACGGATCGCCTTTGTGAATAAATGCGATCGCGCCGGCGCCAATCCCCTGAAAGTGGCCGATCAGCTTCGGGAAAAGTTGGACCATGTGCCCGTGCTTCTGCAGATCCCCTTGGGCCTGGAAGCAGACCATCGAGGCGTTGTGGACCTGATTCGCATGAAGGCGCTGACCTTTGAAGGGCCCAACGGCGAAGACGTTCAAGAACACGAGATTCCTCAGGACCTTCAGGCCCTGGCCATGGAAAAGCGCGAAGAGATGCTGGACACGCTCTCCCTCTTTTCCGATGAACTCACCGAAGCGATTCTGGAAGAGACGGTCACCGAAGAGATCATTCATCGAGCCATTCGCCAAGCGACCCTGAATCTTCAAGTGACTCCCGTGCTGATGGGGTCCGCTTACAAGAACAAGGGCGTGCAACCTCTCTTGGATGCCGTGCTCCGTTATTTGCCCAGCCCGGCCGATGTGGTCACGACGGCCCTCGACGCCGATCTGAACAACGAGGAAGTCCCCTTAAAGTCCAGCCCCGATCTTCCATTGGTCATGCTGGCCTTTAAGCTCGAGGTCACCCGCTATGGGCAATTGACTTATGTGCGGCTTTATCAAGGATCCATCGAAAAAGGATCGACCATAGTCAACTCGCGCACCGGCAAGGTTGCAAAAATTGGGCGCCTGGGCCGCATGCATGCCGATAAGATGGAAGACATCGAATCCGCCGCCGCCGGCGATATCGTGGCCCTTTTCGGCATCGATTGCGCCTCAGGAGATACGTTCACCGACGGAAGCCGACGCCTGACCATGACCTCCATCTACGTGCCAGATCCGGTCATCTCCTTGGCCATCAAACCCAAGGACAAAAAAGCGGAGATAAACATGAGCAAGGCTCTGGCGCGCTTCACAAAGGAAGACCCCACCTTTCGCTCTTTTCTGGACGAGGAGACTGGAGAAACGCTCATTTGCGGCATGGGCGAACTGCACCTGGACGTTTATGTGGAGCGCATGAAAAGGGAGTACGGAGCGGAGGTGGTCACCGGCCAACCCAAAGTGGCTTATCGAGAAACCATCACACAAAGGGCCGATTTCGACTACACGCACAAGAAGCAAACCGGCGGCGCGGGCCAGTACGGCCGAGTGGCCGGATTCATCGAGCCTTTGGAAGAAGGAGACTACGCCTTCGTCAACCGCATCACCGGCGGCGTCATTCCTCAGGAATTCATTCCCTCATGCGACAAAGGGTTTCGCGCTTGCCTCAAGAAAGGCCCTCTTGGAGGCTTTCCCATCACGGGGGTGCGGGTCACCATTCATGACGGCACCACCCATCCCGTGGACTCCTCCGATTTGGCCTTTCAACAAGCCGCCATCGGCGCTTTTCGGCAGGCCTTTGAAAAGGCCAAGCCGCAGCTCATGGAACCGGTGATGCGCGTGGTGGTGGAAACGCCTTCCGAATTTCAAGGCGCCGTGCTGGGCACCTTGAACCAACGGCGCGGCATAATTATCAGCACGGCGGAAGACGGGGCCTTTACCAGCATCGAAGCCGAGGTGCCTCTGTCGGAAATGTTCGGCTACTCCACCGTACTTCGCTCCGCCACCCAGGGCAAAGCCGAATTCACCATGGAATTTGCGCGATACAGTCCAGTGCCCAAGGGTCTTGCCGAGGACATCATCAGAGCACGCAAAGAGGAATTGGGCTCAAAGAACTAG
- a CDS encoding LysM peptidoglycan-binding domain-containing protein — protein sequence MVNPERRRDILERASYFFGRGKRFAGPHRFRAPRRRFVNLIGITATFCTCLAWSAAAQALTLSIGKPYKGRLVNGIQFPTHMGGYTVRNPELAYATPELIGSLLEAIEAVRDKYPNTVDLFIGDFSARNGGRLKGHKSHQNGRDVDVGMYALGNKRLDRFVPMHAGNLDVAKTWTFIEALIRTGRVQYLFVDRKIQKLLFDFALSRGFDRALLNRLFNDVGSRSTDAAIRHEPRHNDHIHVRFYAPWSTLAAQVNPSDTEKRALIELAQAGFLPKKVLYYVDKNQTDLASLAQSFGVRLEDLARWNHLDPHAPLTPGTPLVYYRRAFELEPVHLAESLKPRNLFPLEPVRVASVASLPPVDVSSWKRSEPQKVTAKTHTVRRGDTLWSLARAYGLSVTQLARMNNLSVKKPLPVGLKLIVGWSHGQVSAKPPLKASPQSHNAQQIIHKVAAGENLWVIGRRYHVDVHKIVSANKLSDPSKIKPGMRLKIPPPS from the coding sequence ATGGTAAACCCCGAGCGAAGGAGGGACATCCTGGAACGGGCGAGCTACTTTTTCGGCAGAGGGAAAAGATTCGCCGGCCCACACCGTTTTCGGGCACCCCGGCGTCGGTTTGTGAACCTTATCGGCATCACGGCCACCTTCTGCACTTGCCTGGCGTGGTCAGCCGCAGCGCAAGCTCTGACCCTTTCCATCGGAAAACCCTACAAAGGCCGTTTGGTGAACGGTATCCAGTTCCCCACCCACATGGGGGGGTACACGGTTCGCAATCCGGAACTGGCCTACGCCACACCCGAATTGATCGGCAGCCTTTTGGAGGCCATCGAGGCGGTGCGGGATAAGTATCCCAACACCGTGGACCTGTTCATCGGGGATTTTTCTGCCCGGAACGGCGGTCGCCTCAAAGGCCACAAGTCCCATCAAAACGGGCGGGACGTGGACGTGGGCATGTACGCTCTCGGCAATAAACGGCTGGACCGTTTCGTTCCCATGCATGCGGGGAATCTGGACGTGGCCAAGACCTGGACGTTCATCGAAGCCTTGATCCGCACGGGACGGGTCCAGTACCTTTTTGTGGACCGCAAAATCCAGAAATTGCTCTTTGACTTCGCCCTGTCTCGTGGGTTTGACCGGGCACTATTGAACCGGCTGTTCAATGATGTGGGCAGCAGGTCTACCGATGCGGCCATTCGACACGAGCCACGCCACAACGATCACATTCACGTACGATTTTATGCGCCCTGGTCCACCTTGGCGGCCCAGGTCAATCCTTCGGACACCGAAAAAAGAGCCCTCATTGAATTGGCGCAAGCCGGGTTTCTTCCCAAAAAGGTCCTATACTATGTGGACAAGAATCAAACCGACCTGGCCAGCTTGGCCCAGAGCTTCGGTGTGCGTCTGGAAGACCTGGCGCGATGGAACCATCTCGACCCCCATGCGCCCCTGACCCCGGGTACCCCTTTGGTGTATTATCGGCGAGCCTTTGAACTGGAACCCGTGCACCTTGCAGAAAGCTTAAAACCTCGAAATCTTTTCCCTCTCGAACCTGTGCGGGTGGCCTCGGTGGCTTCCCTTCCTCCGGTGGACGTGAGTTCCTGGAAGCGCTCAGAGCCTCAGAAAGTGACAGCCAAAACGCACACGGTGCGCCGTGGCGATACTCTTTGGTCGTTGGCTCGTGCTTACGGTCTATCCGTCACGCAGCTGGCTCGCATGAACAATCTCAGCGTAAAGAAACCGCTTCCAGTGGGATTGAAGCTCATCGTGGGTTGGTCCCATGGGCAGGTTTCCGCCAAGCCGCCTCTCAAGGCATCGCCTCAATCCCATAATGCCCAGCAAATCATTCATAAGGTGGCTGCGGGGGAAAACCTGTGGGTCATCGGGCGCCGGTACCATGTGGATGTGCATAAAATTGTTTCGGCGAACAAGCTGAGCGACCCCAGCAAGATCAAGCCGGGAATGCGCCTTAAAATTCCTCCACCGTCGTAA
- the tadA gene encoding tRNA adenosine(34) deaminase TadA: protein MLEVLDHEYFMGLSLREADRAMACEEVPVGAVLVGLDGVVWAHGHNLTVTQRDATAHAEIVALRRASALLRNARLSGTVLYVTLEPCPMCLGALIQARVDGVVFGAFDPKAGAAGSVVDLTRPRCFHHSVAVLGGVRRDECAQRLARFFQDRRKPVHRRCGEVPKWS, encoded by the coding sequence GTGCTGGAGGTGCTGGACCACGAGTATTTCATGGGGCTGAGCCTTCGTGAGGCGGACCGGGCCATGGCCTGTGAAGAGGTGCCGGTGGGGGCCGTTCTGGTGGGTTTGGACGGCGTGGTGTGGGCTCATGGCCACAACCTCACCGTGACGCAGCGAGATGCCACGGCCCATGCAGAAATAGTGGCCCTTCGGCGCGCCTCGGCGCTCTTGCGCAACGCCCGGCTTTCCGGCACGGTGCTCTACGTGACTTTGGAGCCTTGTCCCATGTGCCTGGGGGCTTTGATTCAGGCGAGAGTGGACGGCGTGGTTTTTGGCGCTTTTGATCCCAAGGCGGGGGCGGCCGGTAGTGTTGTGGACTTGACAAGGCCCCGGTGTTTCCATCATAGTGTTGCGGTTCTGGGCGGGGTTCGTCGCGACGAATGCGCGCAACGACTGGCCCGGTTTTTTCAAGATCGGCGCAAGCCCGTGCACCGGCGATGCGGAGAGGTACCGAAGTGGTCGTAA
- the dnaX gene encoding DNA polymerase III subunit gamma/tau — MSYLVLARKYRPQTFEEVVGQPHVTRTLKNAVQSGRIAHAYLFTGARGVGKTSVARILAKALNCETGVTPVPCNRCSNCSEIGQGRAVDVLEIDGASNRGIDSIRELRETIRYRPVKSAYKVYIIDEVHMLTTEAFNALLKTLEEPPAHVVFIFATTEPHKIPATILSRCQRYDFRRIPTEEIQAQLLRIAQQEGVALSASVLDAVAREADGSMRDAQSLMEQLLALRGDDQQDRELLDLLGVVDRESVLAAAEAVVRRDPAACLDVVERIYRRGMDSRRFCQRLCELFRDLMVMAFRAPSAKTPPDALGLEAERLQRLVNQTTVEDLFQYFQILVSGEEDIRRASLPRVTLEMLLLRLACLPRAESVEKILERLEQRAEGPWSPRLEQGSALPSLREPQGLEPAPGAKSAPVEAAASAGSFRQTVAEASVPEKSLDAGDSRTDFGTGPAPEDGAKQWENFCRWLEQRDPVTAAKLHKSTATATPDGLNVEILEIYEENIKNGETEKTLLQHLTQYFQGKRPNWRITFSVKKIEPQPSARARKDPVHSRSAVLRHPAVQMALEILGGELVEIRPVRPQKPARRRTGRTDKTT, encoded by the coding sequence ATGTCCTATCTGGTCCTGGCCCGAAAGTATCGTCCTCAAACCTTTGAGGAAGTGGTCGGGCAGCCTCATGTGACCCGAACGCTCAAAAATGCGGTGCAATCCGGCCGCATCGCCCACGCCTATCTGTTTACAGGTGCGCGCGGTGTGGGCAAGACGTCCGTGGCCCGCATTTTGGCCAAGGCATTGAACTGCGAGACGGGCGTGACGCCGGTGCCATGCAATCGATGTTCCAATTGCTCGGAGATTGGCCAAGGCCGGGCGGTGGATGTGCTGGAGATCGATGGGGCCAGCAATCGAGGTATCGACAGTATTCGAGAGTTGCGCGAAACGATTCGATACCGACCGGTCAAGAGCGCCTACAAGGTCTACATTATTGATGAAGTGCACATGCTCACCACGGAGGCCTTTAACGCCCTTCTGAAAACCCTGGAGGAGCCGCCGGCCCACGTGGTTTTCATCTTTGCCACCACCGAGCCGCACAAGATACCGGCAACCATTCTCAGCCGTTGCCAGCGCTACGACTTTCGAAGGATTCCCACGGAGGAGATCCAAGCCCAGCTTCTACGCATCGCCCAACAGGAAGGGGTGGCGTTGTCCGCCTCGGTCTTGGATGCGGTGGCCCGGGAAGCCGACGGCAGCATGCGCGATGCCCAAAGCCTTATGGAGCAGCTTTTGGCCTTGCGAGGCGACGACCAGCAAGACCGCGAGCTTTTGGACCTTCTTGGGGTCGTGGACCGAGAAAGTGTTTTGGCGGCAGCAGAGGCTGTGGTGCGGCGGGACCCCGCGGCGTGTCTAGACGTGGTGGAACGCATCTATCGACGAGGCATGGACAGCCGTCGCTTTTGTCAAAGGCTCTGCGAACTCTTTCGGGACCTCATGGTCATGGCCTTTCGTGCGCCGTCTGCGAAAACTCCGCCGGATGCCCTGGGACTAGAAGCGGAAAGGCTGCAGCGTCTGGTGAATCAAACCACGGTGGAAGATCTCTTTCAGTATTTTCAGATTTTAGTCTCGGGCGAAGAAGACATTCGAAGGGCTTCGCTGCCTCGAGTGACCTTGGAAATGCTGCTTCTTCGCCTGGCCTGCCTTCCCAGAGCCGAATCTGTGGAAAAGATTTTGGAGCGATTGGAACAACGCGCAGAAGGTCCATGGTCGCCAAGGCTGGAACAGGGCTCGGCCTTACCCTCCTTGCGAGAACCTCAGGGTTTGGAGCCTGCGCCAGGGGCCAAGTCGGCACCCGTTGAGGCCGCCGCCTCGGCAGGGAGTTTCCGGCAGACCGTTGCGGAGGCAAGCGTTCCGGAAAAGTCTCTCGATGCCGGCGACTCGAGGACGGATTTCGGCACCGGTCCAGCCCCGGAAGATGGGGCTAAGCAGTGGGAAAATTTTTGCCGGTGGCTCGAGCAGCGGGATCCCGTGACCGCGGCCAAGCTCCACAAAAGTACGGCAACGGCGACGCCCGATGGGCTGAATGTAGAAATTTTGGAAATCTATGAGGAGAATATCAAAAACGGAGAAACCGAAAAGACGCTTTTGCAGCATTTGACGCAATACTTTCAGGGCAAGCGACCGAACTGGCGCATCACCTTTTCCGTCAAGAAGATCGAACCCCAGCCCTCCGCCCGGGCCCGCAAAGACCCCGTCCACTCCAGGAGTGCTGTATTGCGGCACCCGGCGGTCCAGATGGCGCTGGAAATTCTGGGAGGGGAACTGGTGGAAATCCGGCCGGTTCGGCCGCAAAAACCCGCACGGCGCCGCACAGGGCGGACCGACAAGACGACATGA
- a CDS encoding YbaB/EbfC family nucleoid-associated protein — MKGFNPLQQLKNFQKRLAEVQEELSHRTVEASAGGGMVTAVANGRQEILKITIDPQVVDPNDVDMLEDLVTAAVNEALKRSQQMMAEEVGKLAGGVQLPPGLNIPGLF, encoded by the coding sequence ATGAAAGGATTCAATCCGCTTCAGCAGCTCAAGAATTTTCAGAAACGATTGGCCGAGGTTCAGGAGGAACTGTCCCATCGCACGGTGGAGGCGTCTGCGGGAGGTGGCATGGTGACGGCGGTGGCCAATGGGCGCCAGGAAATCCTCAAAATCACCATCGATCCTCAGGTGGTGGACCCGAACGATGTGGACATGCTTGAGGATCTGGTCACGGCGGCCGTCAACGAGGCCTTGAAAAGGTCGCAGCAAATGATGGCCGAAGAAGTCGGTAAACTGGCCGGGGGTGTCCAACTTCCTCCGGGGCTGAATATTCCCGGCCTGTTTTAA
- the recR gene encoding recombination mediator RecR codes for MVTKAHPPVLRELVQRLTKLPGIGEKSATRMAMFLLKAPDDYVHGLAENLERLKREIRTCPVCFHFTDGSLCGLCADPSRKTGELCVVETSADLLAIEESGAYRGRYHVLQGALAPLDGIGPNDLRIPELLKRLEQEKIREVILATNPTGDGEATANYLAKLLEKRPVRVSRIASGIPMGGDVKYADKVTLERALQGRRHVQ; via the coding sequence ATGGTAACCAAAGCCCATCCTCCCGTGCTGCGGGAACTCGTGCAAAGGCTGACCAAGTTGCCGGGAATCGGTGAAAAGAGTGCCACGAGGATGGCCATGTTTCTTTTGAAAGCGCCCGACGACTACGTGCACGGGTTGGCGGAAAATCTGGAGCGTTTGAAAAGGGAGATTCGCACCTGTCCCGTGTGCTTTCATTTCACGGACGGATCCCTGTGCGGCCTCTGTGCCGATCCGTCCCGTAAGACGGGCGAACTGTGCGTGGTGGAAACCAGCGCCGACCTTTTGGCCATTGAAGAATCGGGCGCGTATCGCGGGCGCTACCATGTGCTGCAGGGCGCCCTGGCCCCGCTGGACGGCATCGGCCCCAACGATCTACGCATTCCCGAATTGTTAAAACGCCTGGAGCAGGAAAAGATTCGGGAAGTCATTTTGGCCACCAACCCCACCGGGGACGGGGAAGCCACGGCCAATTATTTGGCCAAGCTGTTGGAAAAACGACCCGTTCGCGTCTCCCGCATCGCCTCGGGCATTCCCATGGGCGGCGATGTGAAATACGCCGACAAGGTCACTTTGGAAAGAGCCCTGCAAGGGCGCCGACATGTGCAATGA
- a CDS encoding 2-oxoacid:acceptor oxidoreductase family protein, which yields MVEIRFHGRGGQGGVTSAELTALAAIEQGKFAQAFPSFGPERRGAPVMAFVRVSDQQIRTREKVYNPNIVVVLDPTLLQIVNVEAGVPQDGIVVVNTRLSANELRKTMGLTRRLAVVDASTIAVETLRVPITNTTMLGALIKATGVITLDALRGPVEKRFGPIAEKNLRACQRAYEETVVEE from the coding sequence ATGGTGGAGATTCGGTTTCACGGTCGAGGCGGACAGGGAGGGGTGACGTCGGCGGAACTGACGGCCCTGGCTGCCATTGAACAGGGCAAATTCGCCCAGGCTTTTCCCAGTTTTGGCCCGGAACGGCGGGGTGCGCCCGTCATGGCTTTTGTGCGCGTGAGTGATCAACAGATTCGAACGCGGGAAAAGGTCTACAACCCCAACATTGTGGTCGTGTTGGATCCGACCTTGCTGCAGATCGTCAATGTGGAAGCCGGGGTTCCGCAAGATGGGATCGTCGTGGTCAACACGCGGCTCAGCGCCAACGAACTGCGAAAGACCATGGGATTGACTCGGCGCTTAGCCGTGGTGGACGCCAGCACCATCGCGGTGGAAACCCTTCGAGTGCCCATCACCAATACAACCATGCTGGGGGCGCTTATCAAGGCCACGGGCGTCATCACCTTGGACGCGCTGCGCGGCCCCGTGGAAAAGCGCTTCGGCCCCATAGCGGAAAAGAACCTCAGAGCGTGCCAGCGAGCCTACGAAGAAACGGTAGTGGAGGAATAA
- a CDS encoding 4Fe-4S binding protein, translated as MAKETGIVRWKDLALGCTLMEPGTAAELKTGDWRSMRPVTNRELCIKCGQCYIFCPDMVYSRTAEGYYEANYYYCKGCGICARECPKDAIQMVQEEK; from the coding sequence GTGGCCAAAGAAACGGGAATTGTACGGTGGAAGGACCTGGCCCTGGGGTGCACCTTAATGGAACCGGGGACGGCAGCGGAGCTGAAAACGGGCGACTGGCGCTCCATGCGCCCCGTGACCAACCGTGAACTGTGCATCAAGTGCGGCCAGTGCTACATCTTTTGCCCAGATATGGTCTATTCGCGGACGGCCGAGGGATATTACGAGGCCAATTATTACTACTGCAAGGGCTGCGGCATTTGCGCGCGAGAATGTCCCAAGGACGCCATCCAAATGGTGCAGGAGGAGAAGTAA
- a CDS encoding transketolase C-terminal domain-containing protein encodes MGKRVGMEVSIAAAEVVGLCDVDVIAAYPITPQTHIVEHLSELVADGHLDAEFVPVESEHSAMSTCVGAAAAGARTFTSTSSQGYALMAEICYIASSLRLPIVMAVANRALSAPISIWNDHADMMMARDTGWIQTVAENGQEVVDLLLHAYRVAEDPRVLLPVMVNLDGFILSHMIEPIYMPDKEEVQRYLPPYKPALRLDPRNPMTFGPVGMPEVYTEAKKAQDEAMKGALPVIVEAWKEFEKHFGRAYHPVETYKTDGAEILLLTMGSVSETAMTAVDKMRAEGKKVGLVHLRLWRPFPAKELVEALQGAKAIVVVDRAMAFSTQSGPVCVEVKAALFDHGISTYVQNFVAGLGGRDVTVEDFEMMVAKTSDGLAKGLPMTYEIVNVRE; translated from the coding sequence ATGGGCAAGAGAGTGGGAATGGAAGTCTCCATCGCCGCGGCCGAAGTGGTGGGGTTGTGCGATGTGGACGTGATCGCGGCGTATCCCATCACGCCGCAAACGCACATTGTGGAACATCTCTCGGAACTGGTGGCGGACGGACATCTGGACGCGGAATTTGTACCGGTGGAATCGGAACACAGTGCCATGAGCACCTGCGTGGGGGCGGCAGCGGCCGGAGCGCGCACCTTCACGTCCACAAGCTCCCAGGGCTACGCCCTCATGGCGGAAATATGCTACATCGCCTCGAGCCTTCGGTTACCCATTGTCATGGCGGTGGCCAACCGTGCGCTGAGTGCTCCCATCAGTATCTGGAACGACCATGCCGACATGATGATGGCCCGGGACACGGGCTGGATTCAAACGGTGGCCGAAAACGGCCAGGAGGTGGTGGATCTTCTGCTTCACGCCTACCGAGTGGCCGAAGATCCTCGCGTGCTTCTTCCCGTCATGGTGAACCTGGACGGCTTCATTCTGTCGCACATGATCGAACCCATCTACATGCCGGACAAGGAGGAAGTGCAGCGGTATCTGCCACCTTACAAGCCGGCACTTCGGCTGGATCCTCGAAATCCCATGACCTTTGGTCCCGTGGGCATGCCGGAAGTCTACACCGAAGCCAAAAAGGCCCAGGACGAGGCCATGAAGGGCGCCTTGCCCGTCATCGTGGAGGCCTGGAAGGAATTTGAAAAGCACTTCGGCCGCGCCTATCATCCTGTGGAGACTTACAAGACCGACGGAGCCGAAATCCTTCTTTTGACCATGGGCAGCGTTTCCGAAACGGCCATGACGGCCGTGGACAAGATGCGCGCCGAAGGCAAGAAGGTCGGATTGGTGCACCTGCGGCTGTGGCGTCCTTTCCCGGCGAAAGAGTTGGTTGAGGCGTTGCAAGGGGCCAAGGCCATAGTGGTGGTGGATCGAGCCATGGCTTTCAGCACGCAAAGTGGTCCCGTATGCGTCGAAGTCAAGGCCGCGCTCTTTGATCATGGCATCTCGACCTATGTGCAGAACTTTGTGGCCGGCTTGGGCGGCCGGGATGTGACCGTGGAAGATTTCGAGATGATGGTGGCCAAGACGAGCGACGGACTCGCCAAGGGCCTTCCCATGACTTACGAAATCGTGAATGTGAGGGAATAA
- the porB gene encoding pyruvate synthase subunit PorB yields MGIAAEALKDFKGFNLKKLPEVEPLSSGHRACQGCGEILALRQVLKALGENVIVASATGCMEIVTSPFPQTAWRVPWIHVAFENAAAVISGVESAYKALNRKGKIDQPDVVFLAYGGDGGTADIGLQALSGALERGHNFIYVCLDNEAYMNTGIQRSSSTPYGAMTTTSPPGKKSIGQRTWKKNVAYIAAAHGIPYVATASPAFALDLMNKVKKAAMIPGPAYVHIFSPCPTGWRHETDLAVEVARLAVLTKIFPLYEVIDGRWILSRKVAKPKPVSEYLKVQRRFRHLTEKDIEDIQRRVDEEYEDLLRRCAMSGGEPEKKEGEEAQGD; encoded by the coding sequence ATGGGTATCGCAGCGGAAGCACTCAAGGATTTCAAGGGCTTCAACCTAAAAAAGCTCCCCGAGGTTGAACCGCTTTCTTCCGGCCATCGCGCCTGCCAGGGGTGCGGCGAAATTCTCGCCTTGCGCCAAGTGCTTAAGGCTCTGGGGGAAAACGTCATCGTGGCCAGTGCCACCGGGTGCATGGAGATTGTTACCTCCCCGTTCCCTCAGACGGCGTGGCGCGTGCCGTGGATTCATGTGGCCTTTGAAAACGCGGCGGCGGTCATCAGCGGTGTCGAATCGGCTTACAAGGCCCTCAATCGCAAGGGTAAGATTGACCAGCCCGACGTGGTTTTTCTTGCCTATGGGGGTGACGGGGGGACGGCAGACATCGGTTTGCAGGCTTTGAGCGGCGCGCTGGAACGGGGGCACAATTTCATCTACGTGTGCCTGGACAACGAAGCCTACATGAACACGGGCATTCAACGTTCGTCTTCGACCCCCTACGGGGCCATGACCACCACGTCCCCACCGGGTAAGAAAAGCATCGGCCAGCGCACCTGGAAGAAGAACGTGGCCTACATTGCAGCGGCCCACGGCATTCCTTACGTGGCCACGGCTTCTCCTGCCTTTGCCCTGGATCTTATGAACAAGGTGAAAAAGGCGGCCATGATTCCGGGTCCGGCCTATGTGCATATTTTTTCGCCGTGCCCGACGGGATGGCGTCATGAGACGGATTTGGCCGTGGAGGTAGCTCGGCTCGCGGTGCTGACCAAGATCTTTCCGCTCTACGAAGTCATCGACGGCCGGTGGATTCTTTCGCGCAAGGTGGCCAAACCCAAGCCGGTGAGCGAATACTTAAAGGTGCAGCGCCGCTTTCGGCACCTTACGGAAAAGGACATTGAAGACATTCAGCGCCGGGTGGACGAAGAATACGAGGACCTGCTGCGTCGGTGCGCCATGAGCGGGGGGGAACCGGAAAAGAAGGAAGGCGAGGAAGCCCAGGGAGACTAA
- a CDS encoding TSUP family transporter, whose product MLELVLLFMAAFAAAAISGAAGFGGALLLLPLLVATVGATHAVPLLTIAQLVGNLSRVGFGFTQIHWKPVGLFLLGAIPLSILGAMSFVQLPKELVIRAIGLAILVFVALKYFGLLKIKSGRAVLIGGGGVVGFLSGLVGSAGPLGAAIFLSLGLPPVAYIASEATTALAMHGVKIAVYQHYIILDREFWFLAALMGVAMVLGTWSAKRIIERMRREAFQRFVAILLVAIAGYMVLHG is encoded by the coding sequence ATGCTCGAACTCGTATTACTTTTCATGGCTGCATTTGCGGCTGCGGCTATCTCAGGTGCAGCGGGTTTTGGTGGCGCGCTCTTGCTCCTGCCTCTGCTGGTGGCGACGGTGGGCGCAACGCATGCTGTTCCGTTGCTGACTATCGCGCAACTTGTCGGCAATCTCTCACGGGTTGGGTTTGGTTTCACGCAAATTCACTGGAAACCCGTCGGCTTGTTTCTCCTTGGGGCTATTCCGCTCAGCATCTTGGGCGCCATGTCTTTTGTGCAGCTACCGAAAGAATTGGTGATACGTGCGATTGGGCTTGCCATTCTGGTTTTTGTTGCGCTGAAATATTTCGGCCTTCTAAAAATCAAGAGCGGGCGCGCAGTGCTTATCGGTGGTGGAGGCGTCGTTGGGTTTCTGTCCGGGTTGGTTGGCAGCGCCGGACCGCTTGGGGCTGCCATATTTCTCTCTCTCGGGTTGCCTCCGGTGGCCTATATCGCTAGCGAGGCCACGACCGCTCTTGCAATGCATGGTGTGAAGATTGCGGTCTACCAGCACTACATCATCCTGGACCGAGAGTTCTGGTTTCTGGCCGCGCTGATGGGCGTCGCTATGGTTCTCGGAACGTGGTCGGCTAAGCGCATTATTGAGCGAATGCGTCGTGAGGCGTTTCAGCGCTTTGTGGCGATCTTGTTGGTGGCTATCGCAGGTTACATGGTGTTGCATGGGTAA